In Candidatus Binatia bacterium, the sequence TAAGCCCGAAAAGCAGGAGAAAAACGCCGCCCGCCACAAGCGGCCATCTGCGCAGCGGACGCGCTTCCAGCGCGGGAGTTTTTTTGTCCGGGGCGCGGACGGCGTTTCGAGGCGGCTCCAGGGGCATGGAATCAAGGCGCTTTTTCACCGTGGCTTCTTGCGCTTCGAGGTCACGCCGCAAACCGTCATAGTCCGTTTCCGACAATTTCCCGGCTTGAAAGTCGAACTCCAGTTCCTTCAGCTCCCTATCTAGCCTTGCCTGCTCGCCGAGCAGGGACACGGGGCTCTCACCGTCTTCGGGTATGATTGGAGTGCCTTCGTGCCTTCTTCTCACCCAACGTCGCATCAGGAGCACGACCAGAATGAGTCCGAGGACGGCGACAACGCCCGGCAGCACCCAGAGGAGCAGACTGAAACCCCGGGCCGGAGGCGCCAGCAAAACCCAGTCACCGTATTTGGAGACGAAAAACTTTTTCACTTCTTCCGGGCTCTTTCCCTCTTTGAGTTGTTCCCGGACCAGGGCGCGCATCTGTACGGCCAGCTCCGAGGGAGAGTCGGCGACGGAGAGGTTCTGACAAACCGGGCAGCGCAGCTCGGTGGCGATCGCGCGGGCCTCTTCCTCCAGATCCTGAGGGCCCCTCGCCACAAGTGAGGAAGTGAGCAGTGAGTAAGTGAGCAGTGCAAAACAAAAAGTTAAGAACGTCTTTTGTAACTCCTCACTCCTCACTGCTCACTCCTCACTACCTTATAGGCTGGTATTCTCCCTTGCCTTCTTTCGCGCTGACGATTTTCTGCCGCGCCTCGCCGACCTTGGCGATGACGATCGACGGGCCGACGCCGCCGACGTGCTTGTAGGTGACGCGCCCGTCGGGATCGATGAAGAAACTCTCGGGGATTCCCCAGACGCCGTAATCGATCGCGATCCGGCCGGAGGAGTCGAGGCCGTTCGGGTAAGTGATGTTGAACTCGCCGACGAACTTGCGGCCGTTCGCTTCGACGTCCTGGATCTGAATGCCGACAAAGACCACGTCACGATCTTTGAGTTCTTGCCAGGTCGATTCCAACTGCTTGGCCTCGGCGATGCAGGGCGGGCACCACGAGGCCCAGAAATTCACGAAGACGGCCTTGCCTCTGAGATCGGAGAGATTGAGCTTCTCGCCGGTGAAAAGAGTCAGGGTGAAAGACGGCGCCGGCCGGCCGACGATCGGCGACGGAATATAGCGCGCATCGCGAAAAAAGCCGTAAGCCAGAATCGTGAGCAAAGGCACGATTGCGATAAAGGTGAGAACGACGCGACGTAAACGCATAACGAAAGGTCCTAGCCCTCGGCTACAGCTTCTAAAACAGGCTGCTCCTCGCGGCCGGCTGCCAACTGTCTTTTAAACGGCCAGACTGCGACCAGGGTCCCCAGCGCTATGACCGCGCCGCCGAGCCAGATCCACGCGACCAACGGCCGCACCAGCACCTTGAGCGTCGCGCGGTTTTTCTCCAGCTCGCTGAAGCCAGAGAGAATGAGATAGAGGTCCTCCGTTAACGTGCTGCGATGAACGGCGCGCCCCACGGGCGACTGTTGGTTGGGAAAAAATTTGAGCGCCGGCGAGAGAAGACCGATGTCCCGGCTATTATTATGAACTTGGAACGCGCCTTCGACGCGATAGTGCGTCGGTTGCTCGGAGGCGCGCAGGCCCTGGAAGCTTATCTTGTACTTCCCGACCGCGAGCGTCTCGCCGCGGCCGAGCGTGGCTTCGCGCTCGACGCTGTAGCTCATCGAGCCGGCGATGCCGAGCGCGATCAGAACGATGCCGAGATGGACGATGAGGCCGCCGTAGCGCCGCTGGTTGCGGCCGGTGAGCGTTCCCAACGCCCGGAAGATCCCTTCGCCCGCGAGCCGCCGCCGCGCGCGCACTGCGAGCGCCGTGTCGAACAGGATCGACGTCACGACGAAGGCGCACAGCATCACACCGAGGAGCGGAAGAAATTCGCGAACCCATCCGAGGAACAGCGCCAGGGTTATGATCAGCGAAGCGACTGCCGGCCAGAGAAAGTTTCGGCGCAAGTTATCCCACGAGGCGCGCCGCCACGCGATCATCGGCCCGACGGCCATGAGAAATACCAGAGCGAGAAAAAGCGGCACGGTGGCCGAGTTGAAATACGGCGCGCCGACGCTCACCGGAGTCCCCGCCACGGCTTCGGAGATGAGCGGGAAGATCGTGCCTAAAAAAATCGTGAACAGAGCGGAGATCAGAACCACGTTGTTGAGCAAAAAGGCCGATTCGCGGCTGACCATCGAATCCAATTGCGGTTGTCCCTTGAGAAGATCGGCGCGATAAGCAAGCAGGCCGAAGGAGGCCAGCAGGATGACGGCGAGGAAGGCGAGAAAGATCGTTCCCACCGGTCCGTTGGAGAAAGCGTGAATGGAAGAGAGCACTCCGGAGCGCGTTAGGAACGTGCCGAAGATCGTCAAGCTGAAGGCGACCATGATGAGCGAGAGGTTCCACGCCTTGAGCATGCGCCGGCGCTCCTGCACCTGCACCGAGTGGAGAAAGGCCGTGGCCGGTAGCCAGGGCATGAAGGCGGCGTTCTCCACCGGGTCCCATGCCCAGTAACCGCCCCAGCCGAGGACGTGATAGGACCACCACGCGCCGACGAGATTGCCCATGGTGAGAAAAAACCATGCGATGATCGTCCAGCGGCGCGTCGTCACGATCCACGCCTCGTCGAGTCGGCCTACGATCAGCGCCGCCATGGCGAAAGCGTAGGGCACCGTCAGCCCGACGAAGCCGGTGTAAAGCAACGGCGGGTGGCTCATCATGTTGGCGTCTTCGAGCAACGGGTTGAGGCCGCGGCCGTCGGGCGGCGGCGGAAAAACCGTCGCGAACGGATCGGAAGCGAAAGCGATGACGCCGAGAAAAAAGGCCGAGACGATCGAGAAGATCATCAACACCCACGGCATCAACTCGCGGTGGCGGTCTTTATAAGTCCACGCGACCAGACCGGAGAAGATAATGAGAATCCACTCCCACAGAAGCAGCGAGCCTTCGAGCGCGCCCCAGAGGCCGGTAACGCGGTAATAGATCGGCGTCGCCCGCGTCGTGTTGTTGGCGACATATTGGATGGAAAAGTCCGTGGTCACCAGGCCGTAGATCAGCGCCAAGCTCCCCAGCGTGACCAGAGCGAACTGTCCCAGAATCGCGGCGCGCGTGGCGGTAAAAAAAACCGCCTTGCCGGTGCGATGGCCGATAATCGGCGCCGCCATTCCCCAGAGCGCGAGCAGGAGCGCCAGCAGAATGGATGTGTGACCGATCGCCGCGGTCATGGTTCGATTCCCCTCACCATGACCCTGACACATTCGATAAACTCAGTGTCACCCTGAGCCTGCCGATGGGTGAGCATAGTCGAATGGGTCACGACTTTTTTTCCTCCGCGGCGGGAATGAAGCTCTTCGGCGAGGTGGGCTTGCCGTGATCGGCGGGGCTGTAGTCCTCGGCGTGCTTGGCCATGATCGTGGTGGCGATGAAGACGCCGTCTTGGCCCATCTTTCCTTCGGCCACGGCACCCTTGCCGTCGGCAAAAAGATCCGGCGGGATGCCGTGAAAATAGACTGGTATCCGGGCGTTGCCGTCGGTCAACTGGAAGCGATAGCTGAGGCCGTCGCTGTTTCTATGCAGAGAGCCTTTGACGACCATGCCGCCCAGGCGCAAAAATTTTCCCTGGGATTTTGCCTCCTGGGCTTTGAGCTCCGTAGGCGTGACAAAGTAGACCATCGCCTGCTGCATGCCGCCGTAAATGAGATAAACGAGCGCGGCCACGATGATCAGCCCGCCGATCAGGAATCTTTTACGCCGCATTTTTGTCCGCGCCTTCCTTGGACCTCGACTGCGAGAGCCTGGCTTGGGCCTTGCGCATCCGGCTCTTCAGGCTCAAGAGATAAAGGACGATCGCCGTCCATACGATGCCGTAGGCCAGTCCGACGAATCCCCAGGGTCCCATCTATGCCGCTCCTTCGAGCATCTTGGTCCTGATGCGCTCTTCCGTTTCGCCGACGCGAATGCGGAGCGAAAGGAGATAAAAGTAAAGAAGGAGGAAGGCGATAAAATTGATCGCCAGCGCGATCAGCATCGAAGGATGAACGTTGTCCCACGGCGCTTTGTCGGGCCGGAGGATCGACGGCGGCTGGTGCAGCGTGCGCCACCAATAAACCGACATATGGATCAAGGGAATATCCAAAAAACCGATGATGCCGAGCACCGCGCCGGACACAGCGGCCCGCTCGGGGTCCTCGATCAGCGAGCGCAGCATCAGGTAACCGACGAAGATGATCAAGAGCAGCGCCGTGAGCGTCAGGCGCGCGTCCCAGGTCCACCAGACTCCCCACGTCGGCTTCCCCCAAATGGAACCCTCGACGATGGTGAGCGCGGTGAAGAGAACGCCGATCTCGGCCGCGGCGTTAGCCAGAATATCATCGCGCCGCTCGCGCTTCCATAGATAGAGGCAACTGCCGACGAAAACGATGAAGAAAGAAAGATACGCCGTCAGGATGCTGGGTATATGGATATACATGATGCGCTGGACCTCGCCCTGGTAGGCGTCGGGCGGCGCGTGAACGAGCGCGAAGTAGAGGCCCACGATAATAAATAAGAGCGCCAAGATGCCGAGAGTCTTTCCCGGACGGCTATTCCGCTCGACTCTTTCCATAATCAAGACTCGACCACCCATTCGAAGACGAGAATGCCCGCGGTAAAAAATATCACATCAAATCCGATTAGAAGATGCAACCAAGGCAACGCCTCCGAGAAATCTCCGGCTCGAAGCACGATTTCGATGCCGCGGATCGTTGCCAGGACGACGGGGATCAAAAGCGGCAGAAGGAGCAGGGGCAACAAAATCTCCCGGCCGCGAGCGGAGAGCGTGAGCGCGGAAAAGAGCGTGCCGACGACGCAAAAGCCGACGGTTCCGAGCAGGCCGTAGAGGAAAACCATCGGCAAACGGTCCCAAGCCGTGAGATTGAACAGCACCCAGAACAGGGGAAAGATGACGACTTCGAGCAGCGCCATCAATATCAGATTGAAGAAAACTTTCGACACGAAGATCGCGGCGCGGTCGATCGGCGCGAGCAGCAGCGCCTCGAGACAGCGGTTCTCGCGCTCGGCCTGGAAGAGCTGCATCAATCCCAGCGTGCCGCAGAACACGACGGCGAGCCAGAGCAGTCCCGGCGCCATCTCCGCCGCTTTTTCCGGCCGGACGTCGAGGGCGAAATGAAAGATGAAGAGCAAGAGAGCGCCGAAGAAAAACATCGCCAGCAGGCTCTCCCGGCGTCTCAGCTCCAGAAGGAGATCCTTCCACAGGAGCCAGACGGTCTGGTTCAGGAAGGCCATGCTTCTCCTCGCGGCCGAAATTCGTCGACGGCGCGGTAAAAACTTTCCCAGGGCGTCCGCTTGGCTTCGTCGAAGATCAACTTGCCGCGGCGCAGAATGACCGCGCGCGAGCAGAACGCGGCGGCGCGCGCCACGTCGTGCGTCGCCATCACGACGATGCCGCCGCTTCGGCAAACCTCTTGCAAATATTTCTCCAGTAATTCCACGCCGCCGCCGTCGAGCACGCCGTAAGGCTCGTCCACGAGCATCAGCTTCGGTTCGATGAGCAGCCATTTGGCGATCGAGAGGCGGCAGTTCATGCCGCTAGAAAATGCGCGGACGTATTCACTCCGCCAATCCGCCAACCCGGCGGCGGAAAGCGCCCCGGGAATGGCGCCATTTTTTTCTTTGCGGCTGTAGAGGGCGAGGAACAGCCTGAGATTC encodes:
- a CDS encoding TlpA disulfide reductase family protein codes for the protein MRLRRVVLTFIAIVPLLTILAYGFFRDARYIPSPIVGRPAPSFTLTLFTGEKLNLSDLRGKAVFVNFWASWCPPCIAEAKQLESTWQELKDRDVVFVGIQIQDVEANGRKFVGEFNITYPNGLDSSGRIAIDYGVWGIPESFFIDPDGRVTYKHVGGVGPSIVIAKVGEARQKIVSAKEGKGEYQPIR
- a CDS encoding heme lyase CcmF/NrfE family subunit translates to MTAAIGHTSILLALLLALWGMAAPIIGHRTGKAVFFTATRAAILGQFALVTLGSLALIYGLVTTDFSIQYVANNTTRATPIYYRVTGLWGALEGSLLLWEWILIIFSGLVAWTYKDRHRELMPWVLMIFSIVSAFFLGVIAFASDPFATVFPPPPDGRGLNPLLEDANMMSHPPLLYTGFVGLTVPYAFAMAALIVGRLDEAWIVTTRRWTIIAWFFLTMGNLVGAWWSYHVLGWGGYWAWDPVENAAFMPWLPATAFLHSVQVQERRRMLKAWNLSLIMVAFSLTIFGTFLTRSGVLSSIHAFSNGPVGTIFLAFLAVILLASFGLLAYRADLLKGQPQLDSMVSRESAFLLNNVVLISALFTIFLGTIFPLISEAVAGTPVSVGAPYFNSATVPLFLALVFLMAVGPMIAWRRASWDNLRRNFLWPAVASLIITLALFLGWVREFLPLLGVMLCAFVVTSILFDTALAVRARRRLAGEGIFRALGTLTGRNQRRYGGLIVHLGIVLIALGIAGSMSYSVEREATLGRGETLAVGKYKISFQGLRASEQPTHYRVEGAFQVHNNSRDIGLLSPALKFFPNQQSPVGRAVHRSTLTEDLYLILSGFSELEKNRATLKVLVRPLVAWIWLGGAVIALGTLVAVWPFKRQLAAGREEQPVLEAVAEG
- the ccmE gene encoding cytochrome c maturation protein CcmE, with protein sequence MRRKRFLIGGLIIVAALVYLIYGGMQQAMVYFVTPTELKAQEAKSQGKFLRLGGMVVKGSLHRNSDGLSYRFQLTDGNARIPVYFHGIPPDLFADGKGAVAEGKMGQDGVFIATTIMAKHAEDYSPADHGKPTSPKSFIPAAEEKKS
- a CDS encoding CcmD family protein, giving the protein MGPWGFVGLAYGIVWTAIVLYLLSLKSRMRKAQARLSQSRSKEGADKNAA
- the ccsA gene encoding cytochrome c biogenesis protein CcsA; this translates as MERVERNSRPGKTLGILALLFIIVGLYFALVHAPPDAYQGEVQRIMYIHIPSILTAYLSFFIVFVGSCLYLWKRERRDDILANAAAEIGVLFTALTIVEGSIWGKPTWGVWWTWDARLTLTALLLIIFVGYLMLRSLIEDPERAAVSGAVLGIIGFLDIPLIHMSVYWWRTLHQPPSILRPDKAPWDNVHPSMLIALAINFIAFLLLYFYLLSLRIRVGETEERIRTKMLEGAA
- a CDS encoding heme exporter protein CcmB, producing MAFLNQTVWLLWKDLLLELRRRESLLAMFFFGALLLFIFHFALDVRPEKAAEMAPGLLWLAVVFCGTLGLMQLFQAERENRCLEALLLAPIDRAAIFVSKVFFNLILMALLEVVIFPLFWVLFNLTAWDRLPMVFLYGLLGTVGFCVVGTLFSALTLSARGREILLPLLLLPLLIPVVLATIRGIEIVLRAGDFSEALPWLHLLIGFDVIFFTAGILVFEWVVES
- a CDS encoding ABC transporter ATP-binding protein; its protein translation is MHLEVRGLSKSYGFTWALRDIDLELRGGDTVALLGPNGAGKTTLLKALAGLLRPSAGAIYADGTNLRQTPARRRPVVGLLSPSDHLYEKLTAEENLRLFLALYSRKEKNGAIPGALSAAGLADWRSEYVRAFSSGMNCRLSIAKWLLIEPKLMLVDEPYGVLDGGGVELLEKYLQEVCRSGGIVVMATHDVARAAAFCSRAVILRRGKLIFDEAKRTPWESFYRAVDEFRPRGEAWPS